From a single Spongiibacter taiwanensis genomic region:
- a CDS encoding MATE family efflux transporter → MSPQTRQELNIQLRIALPIFGGQLAQSGNGFVDTVMAGRVSALDLAAVAVGASIWVPVFLFMTGVLMSATSVLSRHLGAGRDERVNPLVHQTVILATFVGVAAFLILRNTGLLLSWMDVEPSLQPMVKAYLDGLSWGMPAIALVLALRSYTEAMAHTRPVLWISVIGLLVNIPVNYVLIYGKLGFPALGGVGCGWATSVVMWLMALLMVIYIATHKAYKEVPLKPTPVHWEPDQLWYLFKLGLPVGLAIFFEVSIFAVIALLISQEGAEVVAGHQLSLNFTSLVFMLPLSFALAATARVGRARGTERPGEVSLAVEVALKITLVIGVVSGLLLVLFRHQIPHIYTDNVEVIELASYLLLFAALYQISDALQVTANGCLRGFEDTAVPMVLTLIAYWGVGLPTGYALAMTDWVVAPMGPSGFWLGLLAGLSSAAMLLGARLYWRMQQGHSTACSKAQDNC, encoded by the coding sequence ATGTCACCCCAAACCCGCCAAGAGCTCAATATCCAGCTGCGTATCGCGCTGCCGATCTTCGGCGGCCAACTGGCCCAGTCTGGCAACGGTTTCGTTGACACCGTAATGGCCGGCCGGGTATCTGCGCTGGATCTGGCTGCGGTAGCGGTCGGTGCCAGTATCTGGGTGCCGGTGTTCCTGTTTATGACCGGCGTGCTGATGAGCGCCACCTCGGTGTTGTCTCGCCACCTGGGCGCGGGCCGGGACGAGCGGGTGAATCCGCTGGTGCATCAAACCGTGATTCTGGCCACATTTGTGGGGGTGGCGGCTTTTCTGATCCTGCGCAATACCGGGCTGCTGTTGTCCTGGATGGATGTGGAGCCCTCCCTGCAGCCCATGGTCAAGGCCTATCTCGATGGCCTGAGTTGGGGGATGCCTGCCATCGCGCTGGTGTTGGCACTGCGAAGCTACACCGAGGCAATGGCCCACACCCGACCGGTGTTATGGATCAGCGTGATCGGCTTGCTGGTGAACATTCCCGTCAATTACGTCCTCATTTACGGCAAGCTCGGTTTTCCCGCCCTGGGTGGTGTGGGCTGCGGCTGGGCAACCTCGGTGGTGATGTGGCTGATGGCCCTGCTGATGGTGATCTACATCGCCACTCACAAAGCCTATAAGGAAGTGCCCCTCAAGCCGACACCGGTGCATTGGGAACCCGATCAGCTGTGGTACTTATTCAAGCTGGGGCTGCCGGTGGGACTGGCGATTTTCTTCGAGGTCAGCATTTTCGCGGTGATCGCCCTGCTGATCAGTCAGGAGGGGGCAGAGGTGGTGGCTGGCCACCAGCTCAGTCTCAATTTCACCTCACTGGTGTTTATGCTGCCGCTGAGTTTTGCCCTGGCGGCCACCGCCCGGGTGGGTCGTGCCCGTGGCACCGAGCGACCGGGAGAGGTGAGCCTTGCGGTAGAGGTGGCGCTAAAAATTACCCTGGTAATTGGTGTGGTATCGGGTTTGCTATTGGTCCTGTTTCGCCATCAGATACCGCATATTTACACCGACAATGTCGAGGTCATTGAGCTCGCTTCCTATCTGCTTTTATTTGCTGCCCTGTACCAGATTTCCGATGCCCTTCAGGTCACCGCCAATGGTTGCTTGCGTGGTTTTGAGGATACCGCGGTGCCGATGGTGCTTACCCTGATTGCCTACTGGGGGGTGGGATTACCCACAGGCTATGCCTTGGCGATGACGGACTGGGTGGTGGCACCGATGGGGCCCAGCGGCTTCTGGCTGGGTTTGCTGGCCGGATTGAGCAGCGCCGCAATGTTGCTGGGGGCGCGTTTGTATTGGCGGATGCAACAGGGCCATTCCACCGCCTGCAGCAAGGCCCAGGACAATTGTTAG
- the fabV gene encoding enoyl-ACP reductase FabV, with protein MIIKPRVRGFMCVTTHPVGCEANVKQQIDYVKAKGAIADGPKRVLVIGSSTGYGLASRISAAFGAGAATLGIFFEKEGSEKKPGTAGWYNSAAFHKFAKQEGLYAKSINGDAFSDEIKEKTIAQIKADLGQVDLVVYSLAAPRRQHPKTGEVHMSTLKPIGKDVTQRGINTDKEVIESVTLTAANDDEIANTVAVMGGEDWQMWIEALDEAGVLADGAKTTAYTYLGDRITWDIYWHGTIGAAKKDLDKRVLDIRERLAAKGGDARVSVLKAVVTQASSAIPIMPLYLSLLFKVMKADGSHEGCIEQVDGLFRNSLYGSSPIRDQEGRLRADSLEMRPEIQAAVSEAWEKVESDNIHELTDFAGYKREFLRLFGFEVEGVDYDADVDPVVPIDELV; from the coding sequence ATGATCATCAAGCCCCGAGTACGCGGTTTCATGTGCGTAACCACCCATCCCGTGGGTTGTGAGGCCAATGTCAAACAACAGATCGACTACGTGAAGGCCAAGGGAGCGATTGCCGACGGCCCCAAGCGGGTCTTGGTGATTGGCTCGTCGACGGGCTACGGCCTGGCCTCGCGCATTTCTGCCGCCTTTGGCGCCGGTGCGGCCACCCTGGGTATTTTCTTCGAGAAAGAAGGCTCCGAGAAAAAGCCGGGTACCGCTGGCTGGTACAACTCTGCCGCGTTTCACAAGTTTGCCAAGCAGGAAGGGCTCTACGCGAAAAGCATCAATGGCGACGCCTTCTCTGATGAGATCAAAGAAAAGACCATCGCCCAGATCAAAGCGGATTTGGGTCAGGTAGACCTGGTTGTCTACAGCCTGGCGGCGCCGCGTCGTCAGCACCCCAAAACCGGTGAAGTGCACATGTCCACCCTCAAGCCCATCGGCAAGGATGTGACCCAGCGCGGTATCAATACCGATAAGGAAGTGATTGAGTCGGTCACCCTGACCGCGGCCAATGACGATGAAATCGCCAACACGGTGGCAGTGATGGGCGGCGAAGACTGGCAAATGTGGATAGAAGCCCTGGACGAGGCGGGTGTGCTGGCCGATGGCGCCAAGACGACCGCCTACACCTACCTCGGCGATCGCATTACCTGGGATATTTACTGGCACGGCACCATCGGCGCGGCCAAGAAAGACCTGGACAAGCGCGTGCTGGATATTCGCGAGCGTCTGGCGGCCAAGGGTGGTGATGCCCGGGTATCAGTGCTGAAAGCGGTCGTGACTCAGGCCAGCTCGGCGATTCCCATTATGCCCTTGTACCTGTCATTACTGTTCAAAGTGATGAAGGCCGATGGCAGCCATGAGGGCTGTATCGAGCAGGTGGATGGCCTGTTCCGCAACAGCCTGTATGGCAGCTCCCCGATCCGCGATCAGGAAGGCCGCCTGCGCGCCGACAGCCTGGAGATGCGGCCGGAAATTCAGGCCGCGGTGAGCGAAGCCTGGGAGAAAGTCGAGTCAGACAACATCCACGAGCTGACGGACTTCGCCGGCTATAAGCGCGAGTTCCTGCGCTTGTTCGGATTCGAAGTTGAAGGCGTGGATTACGACGCCGATGTTGATCCAGTGGTACCGATTGACGAGCTGGTGTAG
- a CDS encoding TonB-dependent receptor, whose protein sequence is MRRLPALLRSLIRSSSTPATPLTPLFSPTTTHKPNNVTLLLSGGATALLQLVSPGALAQEALPRLEEVTVTAQRRAEPLQETPISLAAFGEERLEVEGVTGLEDIRGLVPGLTIDPFPINNGTLRVFIRGIGISDAQITQDPPVGVYLDGVYIARSTGAAMDVADLSRVEVLRGPQGTLYGRNTTGGAINLITARPSTEAVTVKQTLSAGSRNLASSKTTVNVPITDQLAIKFGALFQQQDGYVDNTGPGEDFGDREVAGYRLDLRWQATDDLTVDYAYDRSEVDYTNNSYQHIRPRTPVQGSQADLIDSSANTKYATGFADELATIMPFLPSYTEIEGHSLTLTQEFDGFQIKYLGAYRSLFDQSYADLGGGAGLAPGQDPHGQSNASKRVFRLDTGEYCGQAAQFVLGSGQCTPTVRPIVEQEQWSHEFQITGQAFDQRLEYIAGLYYFREEAVEDNGPLHHQLSGPANLGAPNFENTFGDLPILGGVLGDLLGPNTTLRAVNLLSQRYNIENEAVAAFGQFTWTPPIWQDRLHLTLGARHSEDTRTAIKNQTDITVIETAALSVDGSMALCSDGTSTCRNFDNLKATQDFSDDSLSAIVAMDVSEDSTVYFKMVEAYKSGGFNTRDPQRDGNQGAASDGNDYGFGYAEGFAPEFVTTFELGAKTELLRHRLRINADVFFSQYDDMQLNFLLAGTVADTKVANAGEAEMWGFETDITYLITRDLVVNLSYAWLDAEVTEATDVNGQDVTDQFVFFSAPENAFSLAADYTVMARPWGRISLNLGWNYTDERNGGTLQQNIANTELRAYDLVNARLSLTEVPLGDGRLGVALWGRNVFDEEYELSAIDNLPEADRSVIWGEPASFGVDLSYEF, encoded by the coding sequence ATGCGACGACTCCCTGCACTTTTGCGGTCACTGATCCGCAGCAGCAGCACGCCGGCAACACCCCTTACCCCCCTCTTCAGCCCCACTACGACACACAAGCCAAATAACGTCACACTACTGCTCAGCGGCGGCGCCACGGCACTGCTACAACTGGTCAGCCCCGGCGCGCTTGCTCAGGAAGCGCTGCCCAGGCTGGAAGAGGTGACCGTGACGGCCCAGCGCCGGGCCGAACCTTTGCAGGAAACCCCCATTTCGCTGGCCGCCTTTGGTGAGGAACGCCTGGAGGTCGAAGGTGTGACCGGACTTGAAGATATTCGCGGTCTGGTGCCCGGGCTCACCATTGACCCCTTCCCGATCAACAATGGCACCCTGCGGGTATTTATTCGGGGAATCGGCATATCCGATGCGCAGATCACCCAGGACCCGCCGGTTGGGGTCTACCTTGATGGGGTCTACATTGCCCGCTCCACCGGTGCCGCCATGGATGTTGCCGACCTGAGCCGGGTGGAAGTGCTGCGCGGTCCCCAGGGAACCTTGTACGGCCGCAACACCACCGGCGGCGCCATCAACCTGATTACCGCCCGGCCCAGCACCGAAGCGGTCACCGTGAAACAGACCTTGAGTGCTGGCAGCCGCAATTTGGCCAGCAGCAAAACCACCGTGAATGTGCCGATCACCGATCAGCTGGCGATTAAATTCGGCGCCCTGTTTCAACAGCAGGATGGCTATGTGGACAATACCGGACCCGGTGAGGATTTTGGCGACCGGGAGGTTGCCGGCTACCGCCTGGACCTGCGCTGGCAGGCCACGGACGATCTCACCGTCGACTACGCCTACGACCGCTCAGAGGTGGATTACACCAACAACAGTTACCAGCATATTCGGCCCCGCACCCCGGTGCAGGGCAGCCAGGCCGACTTGATCGACTCCAGCGCCAACACCAAATACGCCACCGGCTTTGCCGATGAGTTGGCAACGATCATGCCCTTTTTGCCGTCCTACACGGAGATTGAAGGCCACTCGCTGACCCTCACCCAGGAGTTCGACGGTTTTCAAATAAAGTACCTCGGCGCCTACCGCAGCCTGTTTGATCAATCCTATGCCGATCTGGGTGGCGGTGCGGGCCTTGCCCCAGGACAGGACCCCCACGGCCAAAGCAATGCCAGCAAGCGGGTGTTCCGCCTCGACACCGGCGAGTACTGTGGCCAGGCCGCCCAATTTGTTTTGGGCAGTGGCCAATGCACCCCGACGGTCCGCCCCATTGTCGAACAGGAGCAGTGGTCCCACGAATTTCAGATCACCGGCCAGGCCTTTGATCAGCGCCTGGAATACATCGCCGGTCTCTACTACTTTCGGGAAGAGGCGGTGGAAGACAACGGCCCCCTCCATCACCAGCTCAGCGGCCCCGCGAATCTCGGCGCACCCAATTTTGAGAACACTTTTGGCGATCTGCCCATTCTTGGCGGTGTGCTGGGTGACCTCCTCGGCCCCAACACCACCCTGCGCGCGGTCAACCTGCTCAGCCAGCGCTACAACATAGAGAACGAGGCCGTTGCCGCCTTCGGACAGTTCACCTGGACCCCGCCCATTTGGCAGGATCGCCTGCATCTGACCCTGGGCGCGCGGCACTCCGAAGACACCCGCACCGCAATCAAGAACCAGACCGACATCACCGTTATTGAAACCGCTGCCCTGTCAGTGGACGGTTCCATGGCCCTGTGCAGCGACGGCACCAGCACCTGCCGCAACTTTGACAACCTCAAGGCCACCCAGGACTTCAGCGACGACTCCCTCAGCGCCATCGTGGCCATGGATGTGAGCGAAGACAGCACCGTCTATTTCAAAATGGTCGAGGCCTATAAATCCGGTGGTTTTAACACCCGGGACCCACAGCGAGACGGCAACCAGGGCGCCGCCAGCGATGGCAATGATTACGGCTTTGGCTACGCCGAGGGCTTCGCCCCCGAATTCGTCACCACCTTTGAACTTGGCGCCAAAACCGAACTGCTGCGCCACCGCCTGCGCATTAACGCCGACGTTTTCTTTTCCCAATACGACGACATGCAACTCAACTTCCTGCTGGCAGGCACCGTGGCCGACACCAAGGTCGCCAACGCTGGCGAAGCAGAAATGTGGGGCTTTGAGACCGACATTACCTACCTGATTACCCGGGACCTGGTGGTGAATCTCAGCTATGCCTGGCTGGACGCCGAAGTCACTGAAGCAACTGACGTCAACGGTCAGGACGTCACCGATCAGTTTGTCTTTTTCTCTGCCCCGGAAAACGCCTTTTCCCTGGCGGCCGATTACACGGTCATGGCGCGCCCCTGGGGCCGGATCTCGCTGAATCTGGGCTGGAACTACACCGATGAACGCAATGGCGGCACCCTGCAGCAGAACATTGCCAACACCGAGCTGCGCGCCTACGACCTGGTCAATGCCCGCCTGAGTTTGACGGAAGTCCCTCTGGGCGATGGCCGCCTGGGAGTGGCCCTGTGGGGCCGAAATGTCTTCGACGAAGAGTACGAACTCAGTGCCATCGACAATCTGCCCGAGGCCGATCGCTCAGTCATCTGGGGCGAGCCCGCCAGCTTCGGTGTCGATCTCTCCTATGAGTTTTGA
- a CDS encoding glycosyltransferase family 2 protein: MYHFAPESRPTITAVIPAYNEAPRIAASIADVHPHVQRIIVVDDASQDATASLAAAAGAEVIQHKTNGGYIAAIKSGFAAVNDGIVVTIDADGEFCGSDIPALVAPIMAGRADMVQGRRPTVPRPSERVISWLARRRAPAGDSGTGLRALHWQLAQSLNIEGACICGVLSLEAAAKGARIVDVPVQLRGVRKTRRIAWFHLKQLRYLIPWLLKRYS; the protein is encoded by the coding sequence ATGTATCACTTCGCGCCCGAATCGCGGCCCACCATCACCGCCGTCATCCCGGCCTACAACGAAGCGCCGCGCATCGCGGCCAGCATCGCCGATGTCCACCCCCATGTGCAGCGCATCATTGTGGTAGATGACGCCAGTCAGGACGCTACTGCCTCCCTGGCCGCGGCCGCCGGCGCGGAGGTGATCCAGCACAAGACCAATGGCGGCTACATTGCGGCGATCAAATCCGGATTTGCCGCGGTCAACGACGGCATCGTGGTCACGATCGACGCCGACGGCGAATTTTGCGGCAGTGATATTCCAGCCCTGGTCGCTCCGATTATGGCGGGGCGGGCCGATATGGTTCAGGGAAGACGCCCGACGGTGCCTCGCCCCTCAGAGCGGGTAATCAGTTGGTTGGCCCGGCGCCGTGCCCCGGCGGGTGATTCAGGCACGGGCCTGCGCGCCCTGCACTGGCAGCTGGCCCAATCGCTGAACATCGAAGGCGCCTGCATCTGCGGCGTACTGTCCCTGGAGGCAGCCGCCAAGGGCGCTCGCATTGTCGACGTGCCGGTGCAGTTGCGCGGTGTGCGCAAGACCCGGCGCATCGCCTGGTTCCATCTGAAGCAGCTTCGCTACCTGATCCCCTGGCTACTGAAGCGCTATTCCTAG
- a CDS encoding universal stress protein — MSAAAANTPMEINTVLCVIDPTTPDQTVLAPALQAAAGSQASLHLYVCVAATAATSPKGESGLAAEKARYQAWLDSMAAPIRRDGVTVTTEVESGSDWRGAIAPAAERCGAGLIVKASFRHSALQRRLLQTSDWTLLRAARCPVLLVKDESKTPVASVLAALNISADDPAHRQLTDRIVGSARYIAEVTGATLHGANAYKGSLGFVHPPELAAKLGIERQCAHVADTSPEALLQTIEKGLPNPLIVVGSIARSGVSGLVVGNTAERILDSVSSNVLVIIQDEPAV, encoded by the coding sequence ATGAGCGCTGCCGCCGCCAACACTCCCATGGAGATTAACACCGTTCTCTGTGTGATCGACCCAACCACCCCTGACCAAACTGTATTAGCCCCCGCCCTGCAGGCGGCGGCAGGCAGTCAGGCATCGTTGCATTTGTACGTGTGTGTGGCCGCCACCGCGGCAACCAGCCCGAAGGGTGAGTCGGGTCTGGCAGCTGAGAAGGCGCGTTACCAGGCCTGGCTGGATTCCATGGCGGCACCGATTCGGCGCGATGGAGTGACCGTGACCACGGAAGTGGAAAGTGGCAGTGACTGGCGTGGCGCAATTGCGCCAGCCGCTGAGCGCTGCGGTGCAGGGCTGATCGTGAAAGCCAGCTTTCGCCACAGCGCCCTGCAGCGCCGGTTGCTGCAAACCTCTGACTGGACACTGTTGCGCGCTGCCCGCTGCCCGGTACTGTTGGTGAAAGACGAGAGCAAAACCCCCGTCGCCTCGGTGCTGGCCGCCTTGAATATCAGCGCTGACGACCCAGCGCATCGCCAGCTGACCGACCGAATTGTCGGATCGGCCCGATACATTGCAGAGGTCACTGGTGCGACCCTGCACGGCGCCAATGCCTATAAGGGCTCGTTGGGCTTTGTCCATCCGCCAGAATTGGCCGCCAAACTTGGTATTGAGCGCCAGTGTGCCCATGTGGCTGACACCAGTCCGGAAGCGCTGCTGCAAACCATTGAGAAGGGCCTGCCCAACCCGCTGATTGTGGTGGGCTCAATTGCCCGCAGTGGTGTGTCGGGGCTGGTGGTTGGCAATACCGCTGAGCGGATTCTGGATTCAGTCTCAAGCAATGTGCTGGTAATTATCCAGGACGAGCCGGCGGTATAG
- the zwf gene encoding glucose-6-phosphate dehydrogenase — protein sequence MSIPHYTQLVIFGGTGDLSLRKLQPALYKLQREGLLDKVSAIYALGRSASSDAEYRQLVFDKMQEYLPKHFWDQQHWQNFAAKLHFVHLDVEDPGDYARLAEATKREVPHRNVFYLATSSTLYTPICRNLNSSGMVDANAAVVLEKPLGHDLKSCAAINSEVQRVFPEQNIFRIDHYLGKETVQNLLVLRFGNALFGPLWNSQHIDNIQITVAEDIGVGGRGDFYAKTGALRDMVQNHLLQLLCLVAMEPPANLQPNTIRDEKVKVLRALRPIGADNAKAKTVRGQYQAGAIHGKPVAGFLEETGFESSDNTETFVAIEAEVHNWRWEGTPFYLRTGKRLTRRFSEIVVEFKKHPFSLFEGDPNDLSNKLVIRLQPEENITLYKLNKKPGLSRQLKLEQVELNLDADLHDETQHHEAYERLLLDVFEGDQTLFMRRDEVEACWQWVDGIIDAWQDAQVKPKSYVSGTMGPSAALALPEKSNRSWHEQ from the coding sequence ATGAGTATTCCCCATTACACCCAATTGGTTATTTTCGGCGGCACCGGCGATCTTTCGCTGAGAAAGCTGCAGCCTGCGCTCTACAAACTGCAGCGAGAAGGCCTGTTGGACAAGGTCAGCGCCATTTACGCTCTGGGGCGCTCGGCCAGCAGTGATGCCGAATACCGGCAATTGGTGTTCGACAAAATGCAGGAGTATCTGCCCAAGCACTTCTGGGATCAGCAGCACTGGCAAAACTTTGCCGCCAAGCTGCACTTTGTCCATCTCGATGTGGAAGACCCGGGAGATTACGCCCGGCTGGCTGAGGCGACCAAGCGCGAGGTCCCTCACCGCAATGTCTTTTATCTGGCCACCTCATCGACACTGTATACCCCGATCTGCCGGAACCTGAACAGCTCCGGGATGGTCGATGCCAACGCCGCTGTCGTGCTGGAGAAGCCACTCGGTCACGATTTAAAGAGCTGTGCGGCGATCAACAGCGAAGTGCAGCGGGTGTTTCCCGAGCAAAATATCTTTCGCATTGACCACTATCTGGGCAAAGAAACCGTGCAAAACCTGCTGGTGTTGCGCTTCGGCAACGCCCTGTTCGGCCCCCTGTGGAACAGCCAGCACATCGACAACATTCAAATTACCGTGGCCGAAGATATTGGCGTGGGGGGCCGGGGCGATTTTTACGCCAAGACCGGCGCCCTGCGCGACATGGTGCAAAACCATCTGTTGCAGCTGTTGTGTCTGGTGGCCATGGAGCCCCCTGCCAACCTCCAGCCCAATACCATTCGCGATGAAAAGGTAAAGGTTCTGCGCGCCCTGCGCCCCATCGGCGCCGACAACGCCAAGGCCAAAACCGTTCGCGGTCAATACCAGGCCGGCGCCATTCACGGTAAGCCCGTGGCCGGATTTCTGGAAGAAACCGGATTTGAAAGCAGTGACAACACCGAAACCTTTGTCGCCATCGAGGCCGAGGTTCACAACTGGCGCTGGGAGGGAACCCCCTTCTATCTGCGCACTGGCAAGCGCCTGACCCGACGCTTCTCGGAAATTGTGGTGGAGTTCAAGAAGCACCCCTTCTCTTTGTTTGAAGGCGACCCAAATGATTTGTCCAACAAGCTGGTCATTCGCCTGCAACCCGAAGAAAACATCACGCTATACAAGCTCAACAAAAAGCCCGGCCTCAGCCGTCAACTCAAGCTGGAGCAGGTTGAATTGAATCTGGACGCCGATCTACACGATGAAACCCAGCACCACGAAGCCTACGAGCGACTGCTGCTCGATGTGTTCGAAGGTGACCAAACCCTGTTTATGCGGCGCGACGAGGTCGAGGCCTGTTGGCAGTGGGTCGATGGCATTATCGATGCATGGCAGGATGCCCAGGTAAAACCCAAGTCCTATGTTTCCGGCACAATGGGTCCCAGCGCCGCCCTGGCACTACCGGAAAAATCCAATCGGAGTTGGCATGAGCAATAA
- the pgl gene encoding 6-phosphogluconolactonase codes for MSNKPLMNSLPDSAALNQALATKIAKLLDAALAERGEASLAVSGGSTPKEMFTLLAQKPLDWSRIHVLLVDERWLPADHSDSNEHLLRQTLLQGPASQCQYLPLKTEDLSPVDGQFTTEERLDELPWPLDVVHLGMGGDGHTASWFADAPEYPGLKNACAQRCIAVHPNSAPYPRLSLTPAAVFDSRHIFVQLTGKTKRELLERALFKDADYPISKVLHQSRAPVDIFWSP; via the coding sequence ATGAGCAATAAACCCTTAATGAACAGCTTGCCCGACAGCGCCGCGCTGAATCAGGCATTGGCCACAAAAATCGCCAAATTGCTGGATGCTGCCCTGGCAGAGCGCGGTGAGGCCAGCCTGGCGGTGTCGGGTGGCAGTACCCCCAAAGAGATGTTTACCCTGCTTGCCCAAAAACCGCTGGACTGGTCCCGCATCCATGTACTGCTGGTTGACGAACGCTGGCTGCCTGCAGATCACAGCGACAGCAATGAACACTTGCTGCGCCAAACCCTGCTCCAGGGCCCTGCCAGCCAGTGCCAGTACCTTCCCCTCAAAACCGAGGACTTGTCGCCGGTGGATGGCCAGTTCACCACCGAAGAGCGCCTAGATGAGCTCCCTTGGCCCCTGGACGTGGTCCATCTGGGAATGGGCGGCGATGGTCACACCGCCTCCTGGTTTGCCGACGCGCCAGAATATCCCGGCCTGAAAAATGCCTGCGCCCAGCGCTGCATTGCCGTTCATCCCAACAGTGCGCCCTACCCGCGTCTGTCGCTCACCCCTGCGGCGGTGTTCGATAGCCGGCACATTTTTGTGCAACTGACCGGCAAAACCAAACGCGAGCTGCTGGAGCGGGCCCTGTTCAAGGACGCCGATTACCCGATTTCCAAAGTACTTCACCAGAGCCGGGCCCCAGTCGATATTTTCTGGTCACCCTGA
- the edd gene encoding phosphogluconate dehydratase, with product MHPVVDRVTERIRQRSQQSRRAYLDKCQAMRRRGPQRGHLSCSNLAHGFAACGENDKGRIRLEEAANIGIVTAYNDMLSAHKPLEDYPELIRQTAASMGCTAQVAGGVPAMCDGVTQGMEGMELSLFSRDNIAMGTAIALSHNMFDAALCLGVCDKIIPGLLIGALSFGHLPVIMVPGGPMASGLPNDEKARIRQLFAEGKVGKEELLEAEASSYHSEGTCTFYGTANSNQMLMEAMGLHVPGNAFVPPNNLLRQKLTEAAAERVCKITDLGPNYTPLCDVVDERSIVNAIVTLMATGGSTNHSIHWIAIARAAGIEVDWHDFEDLSRATPLLCRIYPNGTADVNHFHAAGGTAFIIHQLLAAGLLHRDVNTMWGKGLDHYAQLPSLEGNSLVWTPASMVSEDETVLRGTEAPFAPDGGMRLLTGNLGRSIIKVSAVKPEQRIIEAPAVVFDSQEAIKIAFEAGELEKDFIAVVRFQGPRANGMPELHKLTPYLGVLQERGYKVALITDGRMSGASGKVPAAIHLYPEAVDGGPIARLQTGDMLRLDAEAGTLNVALNSDELSARTAASIDLSHYHDGFGRDLFAVMRANAGTPEQGAATFYG from the coding sequence ATGCATCCCGTCGTTGATCGCGTTACTGAACGCATTCGCCAGCGCAGCCAACAGAGTCGCCGCGCCTACCTCGACAAATGCCAGGCCATGCGTCGCCGGGGCCCACAGCGGGGCCATTTGTCCTGCAGTAATCTGGCCCACGGCTTTGCCGCTTGCGGGGAGAACGACAAGGGGCGCATTCGTCTGGAGGAGGCGGCCAATATCGGCATTGTCACCGCCTACAACGACATGCTGTCGGCCCACAAACCCCTGGAAGACTACCCCGAGCTGATTCGCCAAACCGCGGCCAGCATGGGTTGCACAGCCCAGGTGGCCGGCGGTGTTCCCGCGATGTGCGACGGTGTCACCCAGGGCATGGAGGGCATGGAGCTCAGCCTGTTCAGTCGCGACAACATTGCCATGGGTACTGCAATTGCCCTGAGCCACAACATGTTTGATGCCGCGCTGTGTCTTGGCGTGTGCGACAAGATCATCCCCGGCCTGTTGATCGGCGCACTGAGCTTTGGCCACTTGCCAGTCATTATGGTGCCTGGCGGCCCCATGGCCTCAGGGCTGCCCAACGATGAAAAGGCGCGCATTCGGCAATTGTTTGCCGAGGGCAAAGTCGGCAAGGAAGAGCTACTGGAGGCCGAGGCCAGCAGTTATCACAGCGAAGGCACCTGCACCTTTTACGGCACGGCCAACAGTAATCAGATGCTGATGGAGGCGATGGGCCTGCACGTACCCGGCAATGCCTTTGTGCCGCCCAACAATCTGCTGCGCCAAAAGCTCACCGAAGCCGCCGCCGAGCGGGTTTGCAAAATCACTGACCTGGGACCAAATTACACGCCCCTGTGTGACGTGGTGGATGAGCGCAGCATTGTTAACGCCATTGTTACCTTGATGGCGACCGGCGGCTCCACCAACCACAGCATTCACTGGATCGCCATTGCCAGGGCCGCTGGCATTGAAGTGGACTGGCACGACTTTGAAGATCTGTCCCGGGCAACGCCGCTGCTGTGTCGAATCTATCCCAACGGCACCGCCGACGTGAATCATTTCCATGCCGCCGGCGGCACCGCCTTTATCATCCATCAATTGCTGGCGGCCGGCCTGCTCCACCGGGATGTGAATACCATGTGGGGTAAGGGCCTGGATCACTATGCGCAGCTTCCCTCGCTAGAGGGCAACTCCCTGGTGTGGACACCGGCGAGTATGGTCAGTGAAGATGAAACGGTGCTGCGCGGCACCGAAGCCCCCTTTGCGCCCGATGGCGGCATGCGCCTGCTAACCGGCAACCTGGGCCGCAGCATTATTAAAGTCTCGGCCGTCAAACCCGAGCAGCGGATTATCGAAGCGCCTGCGGTGGTATTTGACAGCCAGGAGGCAATCAAAATCGCTTTTGAAGCTGGCGAGCTGGAAAAGGACTTTATCGCGGTAGTGCGCTTTCAGGGCCCGCGCGCTAACGGCATGCCCGAGCTGCATAAATTAACGCCCTACCTCGGTGTATTGCAGGAGCGGGGCTACAAAGTCGCCCTGATTACAGACGGGCGCATGTCAGGTGCGTCTGGCAAAGTGCCTGCCGCCATTCACCTCTACCCCGAGGCTGTCGACGGCGGCCCAATTGCCCGCCTGCAGACCGGCGATATGCTGCGCCTCGACGCGGAAGCAGGCACCCTCAATGTTGCCTTGAATAGCGACGAGCTGTCGGCGCGCACTGCTGCCAGCATCGATTTAAGCCATTATCACGATGGCTTTGGTCGGGATTTATTTGCCGTGATGCGGGCCAACGCCGGCACCCCTGAACAGGGCGCGGCGACCTTTTACGGTTAA